A region of Micromonospora sp. WMMD882 DNA encodes the following proteins:
- a CDS encoding iron-containing alcohol dehydrogenase family protein: MPLLARTVNTPLVIEVRRGAVADLGPLLADRRISAGGDVAVVVGPGQGEKIAELCRPSLGSADVFTVAGGTIDAANELGDRLRSGHYDAVVGIGGGKTIDTAKYAATRYGLPMVTVATSLANDGIASPTASLDHEGGKGSYGVHMPIAVIVDLDFVENGPDRQTQAGIGDAVSNINACADWELAHEVRDEPIDGLAVTLARTGAEALVNHPGKITDDGFLTTLAEALILGGIASSVAGSTRPASGGDHEISHAIDRLFPGTASHGEQVGLGALFCTYLRGEPERFGQLAACLRRHGLAVDPAGIGLTDEQFVEAVRYAPRTRPDRYTILEHLAMSVTETRERLADYAGALRDHLG, encoded by the coding sequence GTGCCGCTACTAGCCCGTACCGTCAACACGCCGCTGGTGATCGAGGTCCGGCGCGGCGCGGTGGCCGACCTGGGTCCGCTGCTGGCGGACCGGCGGATCTCCGCCGGGGGTGACGTGGCGGTGGTGGTCGGCCCCGGCCAGGGCGAGAAGATCGCCGAGCTGTGCCGGCCCAGCCTGGGCTCGGCGGACGTGTTCACGGTTGCCGGCGGCACCATCGACGCGGCGAACGAGCTGGGTGACCGGCTGCGGTCCGGCCACTACGACGCGGTGGTCGGCATCGGCGGCGGGAAGACCATCGACACCGCGAAGTACGCCGCCACCCGGTACGGCCTGCCGATGGTGACGGTGGCGACGAGTCTCGCCAACGACGGCATCGCCTCGCCGACGGCGTCCCTGGACCACGAGGGCGGCAAGGGCTCGTACGGGGTGCACATGCCGATCGCGGTGATCGTGGATCTGGACTTCGTGGAGAACGGCCCGGACCGGCAGACCCAGGCGGGCATCGGCGACGCGGTGAGCAACATCAACGCCTGCGCCGACTGGGAGCTGGCTCACGAGGTACGCGACGAGCCGATCGACGGGTTGGCGGTGACGCTGGCCCGGACGGGGGCGGAGGCGCTGGTCAACCACCCCGGCAAGATCACCGACGACGGTTTCCTGACCACGCTGGCGGAGGCGCTGATCCTGGGCGGCATCGCCAGCTCGGTGGCCGGCTCGACCCGCCCGGCCAGCGGCGGCGACCACGAGATCTCGCACGCCATCGACCGGCTCTTCCCGGGTACGGCGTCGCACGGCGAGCAGGTGGGGCTGGGCGCGCTGTTCTGCACGTACCTGCGGGGTGAGCCGGAGCGGTTCGGCCAGCTCGCCGCCTGCCTGCGCCGGCACGGCCTGGCCGTCGACCCGGCCGGCATCGGCCTGACCGACGAGCAGTTCGTCGAGGCGGTGCGGTACGCGCCGCGTACCCGACCGGACCGTTACACCATCCTGGAGCACCTGGCGATGTCGGTTACCGAGACCCGGGAGCGGCTGGCAGACTACGCCGGTGCACTCCGCGACCACCTTGGCTGA
- a CDS encoding CDP-alcohol phosphatidyltransferase family protein produces the protein MHSATTLAEPSRPTVADFHRVNRGGGLFSESISQWLGAVFALAAQRLGLKPTALTVTNLVLGLAASVTVVASADRVAAGAVPAWLVGLVALVGWQVAYALDCADGQLARVTGQGSAAGARVDVLCDVAAQIALVTALGAVAVAQRPSTPVWLVAAFAGTWMVNLVTSVMQAGPNAASMVTSTSLPVRLVKLVRDYGAVIFVAGLVLAFVPALTFWVIVAFTVVNGGFLLASIAFSARASLR, from the coding sequence GTGCACTCCGCGACCACCTTGGCTGAGCCGTCCCGTCCCACCGTCGCCGACTTCCACCGGGTGAACCGGGGCGGCGGGTTGTTCAGCGAGTCGATCAGTCAGTGGTTGGGCGCGGTGTTCGCGCTGGCCGCCCAGCGGCTCGGCCTGAAGCCCACCGCGTTGACCGTCACGAACCTGGTGTTGGGGCTGGCCGCCTCGGTGACCGTGGTGGCGTCCGCCGACCGGGTGGCCGCCGGGGCCGTGCCGGCCTGGCTGGTCGGGCTGGTCGCGCTGGTCGGCTGGCAGGTCGCGTACGCGTTGGACTGCGCGGACGGTCAGCTCGCCCGGGTGACCGGGCAGGGCAGCGCGGCCGGCGCCCGGGTGGACGTGCTGTGTGACGTGGCCGCCCAGATCGCCCTGGTCACCGCCCTGGGCGCGGTGGCGGTGGCGCAGCGCCCGTCGACGCCGGTGTGGTTGGTGGCCGCGTTCGCCGGCACCTGGATGGTCAACCTGGTCACCTCGGTCATGCAGGCCGGTCCGAACGCCGCCAGCATGGTCACGTCCACGTCCCTGCCGGTACGCCTGGTGAAGCTGGTCCGCGACTACGGCGCGGTGATCTTCGTGGCGGGTCTGGTGTTGGCGTTCGTGCCGGCGCTGACGTTCTGGGTGATCGTCGCGTTCACCGTCGTCAACGGTGGTTTCCTGCTCGCCAGCATCGCCTTCTCGGCCCGCGCCTCGTTGCGCTGA
- a CDS encoding type II toxin-antitoxin system VapC family toxin, with product MIYLDSAAVVKLVRQEACSADLVDWLNSHDDVPLVSSALVEVEVPRALRRSAPQALIGVPAAVGRLFRLEIDSTIRATAATFSEPTLRSLDAIHLATAQVLTNESGTTLVAFVTYDRRLLECAKEAGLPVASPGQN from the coding sequence GTGATCTATCTTGACTCCGCCGCCGTCGTCAAGCTGGTCCGCCAGGAGGCGTGCAGCGCTGACCTTGTCGACTGGCTCAACAGCCACGACGACGTGCCGCTGGTCTCCTCGGCCCTCGTCGAGGTGGAAGTGCCCAGGGCCTTGCGTAGATCAGCGCCGCAAGCCCTGATCGGAGTGCCGGCGGCCGTCGGACGACTCTTCCGGCTGGAGATCGACAGCACGATCCGTGCGACCGCGGCCACGTTCTCCGAACCGACGCTGCGCAGCCTCGACGCCATCCACCTGGCCACCGCGCAGGTGCTGACCAACGAGTCCGGGACGACACTCGTCGCGTTCGTCACCTACGACCGGCGCCTGCTCGAATGCGCCAAGGAGGCAGGACTGCCGGTAGCGAGTCCCGGCCAGAACTGA
- a CDS encoding type II toxin-antitoxin system prevent-host-death family antitoxin, giving the protein MERIGVRELNQNTSQVLARVSGGETVEITDRGHPIARLVPVGDDRSTLARLVAAGRALAPTGGGPLPLPPKLGGEDVDVAATIAAMRDEERW; this is encoded by the coding sequence ATGGAGCGCATCGGTGTCCGGGAGTTGAACCAGAACACGAGCCAGGTGTTGGCTCGGGTGAGCGGCGGTGAAACCGTCGAGATCACCGATCGTGGGCACCCGATCGCCCGACTCGTCCCGGTAGGAGACGACAGGTCGACGCTGGCCAGGCTGGTAGCCGCCGGGCGGGCTCTCGCCCCGACCGGCGGCGGGCCCCTTCCGCTTCCGCCGAAGCTCGGTGGCGAGGACGTGGACGTTGCCGCCACGATCGCTGCCATGCGAGACGAGGAGCGCTGGTGA
- a CDS encoding type II toxin-antitoxin system prevent-host-death family antitoxin — translation MRTVTYSEVRQNLAKMLDHVVDDAEEVVVTRSGREAAVIISLREYESLKETAYLMASPANARRLNEAVEELRNGGGEMHDLIDPDSHAGSGGAAAA, via the coding sequence ATGCGCACCGTCACCTACTCGGAAGTCAGGCAGAACCTGGCCAAGATGCTCGACCACGTCGTGGACGACGCCGAAGAAGTCGTGGTCACCCGTTCCGGCCGGGAAGCCGCCGTCATCATCTCGCTGCGCGAGTACGAGTCGCTGAAGGAGACCGCGTATCTGATGGCCAGCCCCGCCAATGCACGCCGGCTGAACGAGGCCGTCGAAGAGTTGCGCAACGGAGGTGGGGAGATGCATGACCTGATCGATCCCGATTCCCATGCCGGTTCAGGCGGGGCAGCGGCAGCGTGA
- a CDS encoding Txe/YoeB family addiction module toxin has product MKIQFASRGWEDYLAWQRDRQMLKRVNALIEDIRRNGHEGIGKPEQLRGNWSGFWSRRIDQEHRLAYRIVDDTVQIAQCRYHHE; this is encoded by the coding sequence GTGAAGATCCAGTTCGCCAGCCGCGGCTGGGAGGACTACCTGGCCTGGCAACGGGATCGTCAGATGCTCAAGCGAGTGAACGCCCTGATCGAGGACATCCGGCGCAACGGACACGAGGGCATCGGCAAACCAGAGCAGCTCCGGGGCAACTGGTCAGGTTTCTGGTCGAGGCGCATCGATCAGGAGCACCGCCTGGCGTACCGGATCGTCGACGACACCGTGCAGATCGCGCAGTGCCGCTACCACCACGAGTGA
- a CDS encoding C39 family peptidase, which produces MTALIRKTALTIAGAAVVGGAVAAPATAFAAPAERPGNTERQLNIRYEAQPNFYYCGPAAARNALTAMDKTPDQDQVAKEMGTTEAGTDSANDITRFLNKETGGKYRTVEISTPEADDKQTDTFRADIVKAIDDGRAVVANVAGTATDTDGVSHSFEGGHYLSVVGYRDGGDTVKIADSANPAQASYWMTTEALADWTATRGYSS; this is translated from the coding sequence ATGACTGCTCTGATCCGTAAGACCGCCCTCACCATCGCCGGCGCCGCCGTCGTCGGCGGCGCGGTCGCCGCCCCGGCCACCGCGTTCGCCGCTCCCGCCGAGCGCCCCGGCAACACCGAGCGGCAGCTGAACATCCGCTACGAGGCGCAGCCCAACTTCTACTACTGCGGTCCCGCCGCCGCGCGGAACGCGCTGACCGCGATGGACAAGACCCCCGACCAGGATCAGGTGGCCAAGGAGATGGGCACCACCGAGGCGGGCACCGACTCGGCCAACGACATCACCCGCTTCCTGAACAAGGAGACCGGCGGCAAGTACCGTACCGTCGAGATCTCCACCCCCGAGGCCGACGACAAGCAGACCGACACGTTCCGCGCGGACATCGTCAAGGCCATCGACGACGGCCGCGCCGTGGTCGCCAACGTCGCCGGCACCGCCACCGACACCGACGGCGTCAGCCACTCCTTCGAGGGCGGCCACTACCTGAGCGTGGTCGGCTACCGGGACGGCGGCGACACCGTGAAGATCGCCGACTCGGCGAACCCGGCCCAGGCGTCGTACTGGATGACCACCGAGGCCCTGGCCGACTGGACCGCCACCCGCGGCTACTCCAGCTGA
- a CDS encoding ribbon-helix-helix protein, CopG family, translating to MTEPDFDRMTKDEVVAWFQHTDSLAPVIRSMTEAPASATAPGTPMMLVSIRLPVPLVEQLDRLASQTDTRRSDLMRDAVTSYVTVRAIEGRADAA from the coding sequence GTGACCGAGCCGGACTTCGACCGGATGACCAAGGACGAGGTCGTCGCGTGGTTCCAGCACACCGACAGCCTGGCGCCTGTCATCAGGTCCATGACCGAAGCGCCAGCGTCCGCCACCGCCCCCGGTACGCCAATGATGCTGGTCAGCATCCGCCTGCCCGTGCCGCTCGTGGAGCAGCTCGACCGCCTCGCCAGCCAGACCGACACCCGTCGATCCGACCTCATGCGCGATGCCGTGACCAGCTACGTCACCGTGCGTGCCATCGAGGGCCGAGCGGACGCGGCATAG
- a CDS encoding GntR family transcriptional regulator, translated as MLNPLSPVPLYVQLADVLATKIGRGELQPLHPLPSEKHLQQEFGVARGTARAAVRLLRERGLAMTVPQRGTYVTERKS; from the coding sequence ATGCTCAATCCCCTGAGCCCGGTCCCGCTGTACGTCCAGCTCGCTGACGTCCTGGCGACGAAGATCGGGCGCGGGGAACTCCAGCCACTCCACCCGCTTCCGAGCGAGAAGCACCTTCAGCAGGAGTTCGGAGTCGCCCGGGGCACCGCTCGGGCGGCGGTGCGTCTGCTACGCGAGCGTGGGCTGGCCATGACCGTGCCGCAGCGCGGAACGTACGTCACCGAGCGGAAGTCCTGA
- a CDS encoding GntR family transcriptional regulator: MSPVALYIQLADLLEARITSGEFAPRKPIPSEAHIEQEYGVSRGTVRAAIRLLRERGLVATMPARGTYVTERKS; this comes from the coding sequence ATGTCTCCGGTAGCGCTCTACATCCAGCTCGCAGACCTGCTGGAGGCTCGGATCACCTCCGGGGAGTTCGCGCCGCGCAAGCCCATCCCGAGCGAGGCACACATCGAGCAGGAGTACGGCGTCTCGCGCGGCACCGTCCGCGCGGCGATCCGACTCCTCAGGGAGCGTGGACTGGTCGCGACGATGCCGGCGCGCGGGACGTACGTCACCGAGCGGAAGTCCTGA
- a CDS encoding class I SAM-dependent DNA methyltransferase: MITGELKSKIDRIWDAFWSGGISNPLEVIEQITYLLFIKRLDEIETRERRKAERFPKASVTLRFGPDQEELRWSQFKDRDPETMHKIVAHQVFPYLQQLGSDGSTYSQHMRDARFTIASPALLGRVVDMIDEIPMADRDTKGDLYEYMLSKIATAGHNGQFRTSRHIIQLMVEMTAPTPSDEICDPACGTAGFLVEAGEHVRRVHPDALHDAAQRQHFHESMFHGFDFDSTMLRIGSMNMLLHGVESPDIRYRDSLAESVSSESEKYSLILANPPFAGSLDYESTSKDLQRIVKTKKTELLFLALFLRLLKPGGRAAVIVPDGVLFGSSKAHKELRRMLVEDQKLDGVVKLPSGAFKPYSGVSTAILLFTKTNSGGTDNVWFYEVTADGWSLDDKRTPLLPAEKLGPVTDVPLTEDEHAKNNLPDALARWSRRDGDELNRARTEQSFCVPKAEIAEQGYDLSLNRYKEVVHEDVTHRSPLDILADLERLEAELQQGISDLKGALG; this comes from the coding sequence GTGATAACCGGTGAACTGAAGAGCAAGATCGATCGCATCTGGGATGCCTTCTGGTCGGGCGGCATCTCGAACCCGCTGGAGGTGATCGAGCAGATCACCTACCTGCTCTTCATCAAGCGACTGGACGAGATCGAGACGCGGGAGCGGAGGAAGGCCGAGCGCTTCCCGAAGGCCTCCGTGACCCTCCGGTTCGGCCCTGACCAGGAAGAACTCCGGTGGTCCCAGTTCAAGGACCGGGACCCGGAGACGATGCACAAGATCGTCGCCCACCAGGTTTTCCCGTACCTCCAACAGCTCGGCAGCGACGGGTCGACCTACTCCCAGCACATGCGGGATGCCCGCTTCACCATCGCCAGCCCGGCCCTGCTCGGTCGGGTGGTCGACATGATCGACGAGATCCCGATGGCGGACCGGGACACCAAGGGTGACCTCTACGAGTACATGCTCAGCAAGATCGCTACCGCTGGTCACAACGGGCAGTTCCGTACATCCCGGCACATCATCCAGCTCATGGTCGAGATGACGGCTCCCACGCCGTCCGACGAGATCTGCGATCCGGCCTGCGGCACGGCCGGCTTCCTCGTGGAGGCCGGTGAGCACGTCCGGCGGGTCCACCCGGACGCGCTGCACGACGCGGCGCAGCGGCAGCACTTCCACGAGAGCATGTTCCACGGCTTCGACTTCGACAGCACGATGCTGCGCATCGGCAGCATGAACATGCTGCTGCACGGCGTGGAGAGCCCCGACATCCGCTACCGCGACTCGCTGGCCGAGAGCGTCAGCAGCGAGTCGGAGAAGTACTCGCTGATTCTGGCCAACCCGCCCTTCGCCGGCAGCCTCGACTACGAGAGCACGTCCAAGGACCTCCAGCGGATCGTCAAGACCAAGAAGACCGAGCTGCTGTTCCTCGCCCTCTTCCTCCGGCTCCTCAAGCCCGGCGGACGGGCCGCCGTCATCGTGCCGGATGGTGTGCTGTTCGGGTCGAGCAAGGCGCACAAGGAGCTGCGCCGCATGCTGGTCGAGGACCAGAAGTTGGACGGGGTGGTGAAGCTGCCGAGCGGCGCCTTCAAGCCCTACTCCGGTGTCTCGACGGCGATCCTGCTCTTCACCAAGACCAACAGCGGCGGCACCGACAACGTCTGGTTCTACGAGGTGACCGCCGACGGCTGGAGCCTGGACGACAAGCGCACCCCGCTGCTACCCGCCGAAAAACTCGGACCGGTGACGGATGTGCCGCTGACCGAGGACGAGCACGCGAAGAACAATCTACCGGACGCCCTGGCACGCTGGTCCCGCCGCGACGGCGACGAGTTGAACCGGGCGCGGACCGAACAGAGCTTCTGCGTCCCCAAGGCCGAGATTGCCGAACAGGGCTACGACCTCAGCCTCAACCGCTACAAGGAAGTCGTCCATGAGGACGTTACACACCGTTCGCCGCTCGACATCCTCGCCGACCTGGAGCGATTGGAGGCCGAGCTCCAGCAGGGGATCTCCGACCTGAAGGGGGCGCTCGGATGA
- a CDS encoding restriction endonuclease subunit S produces MTTLAVSKLADVASINPKLVERPEPEDVVSFVPMSAVDAETGATGSGEDRLFGEVSKGYTLFANQDILVAKITPCFENGKIAQACLSRPTGVGSTEFHVVRPKGSALDARYLLHFLRRPAIRASGERRMTGSAGQRRVPEAFLANLAIPTPSLSEQQRIAQALDRADELRTKRREALAHLNDLTQSIFLDTFGDPTHNPRAWPITRIGLVAEVQGGLQLSGSRSKHPVEVPYLRVANVHRSRLNLTEIKTLRASHSEISRTSLRDGDLLIVEGHGNPEEIGRAALWNNSISPCVHQNHLIRVRFDPEVILPSFASYFVNSIGGRQHLLRAGRTTSGLNTISVSDVRSTPIATPPLNLQNAFTDRIEEVDVLRTAHLASLAEMDALFASLQDRAFRGLL; encoded by the coding sequence ATGACGACACTTGCGGTCTCGAAACTCGCCGATGTCGCTTCAATCAATCCAAAGCTGGTCGAACGTCCGGAGCCCGAAGATGTCGTCTCGTTCGTTCCCATGTCGGCGGTCGATGCCGAGACAGGAGCCACCGGAAGCGGTGAGGACCGCCTATTCGGTGAAGTGAGCAAGGGTTACACCTTATTCGCAAACCAAGACATTCTAGTTGCCAAGATCACGCCTTGCTTCGAGAACGGGAAGATTGCTCAGGCTTGCCTCTCTCGGCCGACTGGAGTGGGATCAACCGAGTTCCATGTGGTCAGGCCGAAGGGCTCCGCGCTCGATGCGCGATACCTACTGCATTTTTTGCGCAGGCCAGCGATCCGAGCGTCTGGCGAGCGGCGCATGACCGGGAGTGCTGGGCAACGGCGGGTGCCAGAAGCCTTTTTAGCCAACCTTGCTATCCCGACTCCTTCACTAAGCGAACAGCAGAGGATTGCCCAGGCCCTGGATCGAGCAGACGAGCTGCGCACCAAGCGCCGCGAAGCCCTGGCGCACCTCAACGACCTCACTCAGTCGATCTTCCTCGACACGTTCGGTGATCCGACTCACAATCCGCGCGCTTGGCCAATAACCCGGATCGGCTTGGTAGCGGAAGTGCAGGGTGGACTTCAACTCAGCGGTTCCCGCTCGAAGCACCCAGTCGAAGTGCCGTACCTGCGAGTCGCAAATGTTCACCGCAGTCGCCTCAACCTAACTGAAATCAAAACGCTTCGAGCTTCACATTCGGAAATCAGCCGAACCTCCCTAAGGGATGGAGACTTGCTTATCGTTGAAGGTCACGGAAATCCAGAAGAGATTGGCCGAGCCGCTCTATGGAATAATTCCATCAGTCCGTGCGTCCATCAGAACCACCTGATTCGAGTGAGGTTTGATCCGGAAGTCATTCTCCCTTCTTTTGCATCTTACTTTGTCAACTCGATAGGCGGGCGGCAACACTTACTGCGAGCAGGTAGAACCACTTCCGGACTAAACACCATCAGCGTTTCCGATGTCCGTTCGACGCCGATCGCCACACCACCGCTCAATCTTCAGAACGCCTTTACTGACCGGATCGAAGAGGTTGACGTCTTGCGGACGGCACATCTGGCGAGCCTGGCCGAGATGGATGCGCTGTTCGCTTCGTTGCAGGATCGGGCTTTTCGGGGGTTGCTGTGA